The following proteins are encoded in a genomic region of Bicyclus anynana chromosome 12, ilBicAnyn1.1, whole genome shotgun sequence:
- the LOC112055049 gene encoding uncharacterized protein LOC112055049, producing the protein MTSSNCEILPENKTVQESILLDIVKEICSEPNKLSQKLIGKVNRIIADCDLTHHANFHKIVTSDESTTTVLGFIQQQAAELTFDEQAELNQAIVEKIQEKLPLFTKELDHLKQNSGHKKSRNEEIKELQESLDDKLDTLRQQENEKVELMMEWLNHRLHEVSSFSTQTNELITMKTRILELKSKILHLRILCNIFTETNQSIKAYSEIHKDIKDNLRDTEQRIKNYKDIIASDL; encoded by the exons atgACTTCCTCAAACTGTGAAATATTACCAGAAAACAAGACAGTCCAGGAAAGTATCCTTCTGGATATTGTAAAGGAGATTTGCAGCGAGCCAAATAAGTTGTCCCAAAAGTTGATTGGAAAAGTTAACAGAATAATCGCAGACTGTGATTTAACTCATCATGCTAACTTCCATAAAATCGTCACTTCTGATGAAAGCACTACCACTGTCTTGG GGTTCATCCAGCAACAGGCAGCTGAACTGACATTTGATGAACAGGCTGAACTGAACCAGGCCATAGTGGAGAAGATTCAAGAAAAGTTACCATTATTCACTAAAGAATTAGATCATTTGAAACAAAATTCAG GTCACAAAAAATCTAGGAATGAAGAAATCAAAGAACTACAGGAGAGTTTAGATGATAAATTGGACACATTGAGGCAACAAGAGAATGAGAAGGTTGAGCTGATGATGGAGTGGCTCAACCACCGGCTGCATGAGGTCTCCAGTTTCAGCACTCAGACTAATGAACTGATAACCATGAAAACTAGAATTTTGGAATTAAAATCCAA GATACTCCACCTACGTATTTTGTGCAACATCTTCACGGAGACCAACCAGTCAATTAAGGCCTACAGTGAAATACACAAGGACATCAAAGACAACCTTCGCGACACTGAACAGAGGATTAAGAACTATAAAGACATCATTGCTAGTGATTTATAA
- the LOC112055050 gene encoding 2-acylglycerol O-acyltransferase 2-A, which produces MMDTICGIFHTISDTIGIQWAPLHLPMSRRLQTLGATTWILLVLFGEAAAILLFIQLIYSQFWWLTLLYGIWLLNDLDVCHRGGRKIEWVRNWPWWNYYRDYFPLKLVKKQDLDPSKNYLFACFPHGVVCAGAFGAFATNALNFYKVFPGMTCHMITLAGHFRVPFFRDLVLALGSCASSQESLLHLLDKKKHQGKCVALIVGGAAEALDSHPGEYKVILSRRKGFIRVAMKSGAPLVPVFSFGEPDVFRPPNNPQDSLLRKCQEKVRQLTGISPMFPIGRGIFQYSIGVVPLRSPVTTVVGEPMEIEKNLEPTDAEVDALHEQFTQKLVALFEAEKSKYLKNHEKVKLVIT; this is translated from the exons ATGATGGATACGATTTGTGGAATATTTCA TACCATCTCAGACACAATAGGCATACAATGGGCGCCTCTCCATCTGCCCATGTCACGCCGTCTGCAGACGCTGGGCGCCACGACCTGGATACTGCTCGTGCTGTTCGGAGAGGCGGCGGCCATTTTGTTGTTCATACAACTTATATACTCCCAGTTTTGGTGGCTGACGCTGTTGTATGGCATTTGGTTGCTTAACGACCTCGATGTTTGCCATAGAGGTGGACGAAA aatagaaTGGGTTCGGAACTGGCCCTGGTGGAACTACTACCGGGACTATTTTCCCTTGAAACTCGTTAAAAAACAGGACCTTGATCCATCGAAAAACTACCTCTTCGCCTGCTTTCCTCACGGCGTCGTTTGCGCGGGAGCCTTCGGTGCCTTTGCCACCAATGCTTTAAACTTCTATAAG GTATTTCCAGGAATGACTTGCCACATGATAACATTAGCGGGACATTTTAGAGTGCCATTTTTCCGGGACTTGGTCCTAGCTTTGGGAAGCTGTGCGTCGTCACAAGAAAGTCTGCTACATCTGCTGGATAAGAAGAAACATCAAGGGAAATGTGTGGCTCTGATCGTTGGAGGCGCTGCCGAGGCTTTAGACTCGCATCCTGGTGAATATAAAGTTATCCTGAGCCGGAGGAAAGGTTTTATACGAGTTGCTATGAAATCTGG AGCTCCTTTGGTACCAGTCTTCTCGTTCGGCGAACCAGACGTGTTCCGACCGCCGAACAACCCTCAGGACAGTTTGCTTCGGAAGTGTCAGGAAAAGGTGCGCCAACTGACCGGCATATCACCAATGTTCCCGATCGGACGAGGCATCTTCCAGTACTCTATTGGGGTAGTGCCTTTAAGGTCACCCGTTACTACTGTTG TCGGCGAACCGATGGAAATAGAGAAGAATTTGGAACCAACGGACGCTGAAGTGGACGCACTTCACGAACAGTTCACTCAAAAACTTGTTGCATTGTTTGAGgctgaaaaaagtaaatatctaAAGAACCATGAAAAAGTCAAGCTAGTTATTACGTAG